Proteins encoded together in one Deinococcus irradiatisoli window:
- the cdd gene encoding cytidine deaminase: MNNHDAPKPQPTPTTSPAPQPDPELLAAAKAAFENAYAPYSRFRVGAALRTPDGRIFSGANVENASYGLGRCAEQSAIQAMASAGERTFSELVVYADAPTPATPCGACRQVLFEFSPAAQVFCVNTEAQVLHRQVADFLPYAFQLEEG; encoded by the coding sequence ATGAACAATCACGATGCCCCCAAGCCCCAACCGACCCCGACCACCTCGCCCGCGCCCCAGCCGGACCCCGAGCTGCTGGCCGCCGCCAAAGCCGCCTTCGAGAACGCCTACGCGCCCTACAGCCGCTTCCGGGTCGGTGCGGCCCTGCGCACGCCGGACGGACGCATCTTTTCCGGCGCCAATGTGGAAAACGCCAGCTACGGCCTGGGCCGCTGCGCCGAGCAGTCGGCGATTCAAGCGATGGCGAGTGCCGGTGAGCGCACCTTCAGCGAACTGGTGGTCTATGCCGACGCCCCCACGCCCGCCACGCCCTGCGGCGCCTGCCGTCAGGTGCTGTTCGAGTTCAGCCCCGCCGCGCAGGTGTTTTGCGTGAATACCGAGGCGCAGGTGCTGCACCGCCAGGTGGCCGACTTCCTGCCCTACGCCTTTCAGCTCGAAGAAGGCTGA